The DNA window AGTCATCGAACCGCTCATCAAATAAACAATAGGCGTACCAATGAACATCACATAGACTAAGAAAACCGATGGTAATAAACACATAACAATCAATCCAGGCAATCCCATTGGAACTTTATAAGGTCTAGTCAAGAAAGGCATCTTTTTTCTCAACCATAGAAATGACAAAAATTCCAACAGCATTCCCAAACTATACAAGAAATTAACAGCCGATATAATCGACACGAAACCGAGACAAGAAACACCCAATGCCACCACGGTTGGAAACAATATCCCGATCCAAGGCGTATCAAACCAAACGGATCTAACCCCACATACCTTAGGAAGAACACCAATTTCAGACATTCCAAGAATCTGATAAGCACAACTAGTCAATTGAGCTTCATATAATCCGATCACTGACAAAACAGAGCCGATTTCTACCCAATACTTTAACCATTTTCCGGCGATCATTTCAGCTAAGTCTGCGTAATAACCCTCAGTCCAATTCGCCTGATTAAGTGGAGTGGCGCCGGTTGCAGCCATTAGAGGAATCAAGTAAGCTAAACAGGTGAGAAACCCAGCTGAGAAAAGTGCTTTTGGAAATGTCTTTTGTGGATTCTCAACTTCACCTGCTAAAGTACTTGCATTATCCCAGAAATTCAAATTCCAGAACAGGGTATTGAAGAATAAAGGccaatttttcttttcattcccTAAACTCAGCCATCTACTGGGTTCAATAATGGGTATTGAAATCCCAATCAGAAGAAAGAATGGCGATAATGAAATCAAACCTAATCCCACAGCAGCATACCCAACGATCGATAAACCAGTGTAATTAAGGAACGACAGAAGCAAAGTAGATGTGAAGATGGCGATATAACGAGGTGAACCGGAAGAGAAAATAGGAAAAAGTAGTTTAAGATAATCAACACATAAAACAGGGTAAGAAGCCAAATTAATCACACCACTAAGCAATTTCCAAGAACCCATCATAGATCCCCAAAAAGGACCGAATGCTTTATGAGCCCATATAACAAATCCGCCATTTCCAGGGAAAGTTGTGGCGAGTTCGGCCGTGATTAGAGCTTCCGGAATGCTCCAAATGAAAGGGAAAATCAGGAATCCGAGGATCGCGTAAAGAGGACCTGCTGCTCCAACAGCTGATTCCTCTCCGTAGGGACCTCCCGCGACTTCGAAATAGATTAGGAATATGAGGGGAAGGAGGGCAAGCTTATTCTTGGATGTTTGGCTTCCATCTCCGGCGTCGGAAGAAGGAGGATTGAGTAGTTGTTCTACGTCTTCTTCCCCTTTGATGAGTAAAGGAGCCGGCGATGGAAAGGAGCTAAAGGGTCCTCCTcccatggaattggaattgggtTTTGGTAAAGCTTCTTTCTTAGTGGATGTAAATGGTAGTGTGGGATTGGATACTCGAATGAGTAGATCTATGGAATTTGATTGGTAGGTTAATTGATTGAATAAAAGTAGAGCTCATAATCATCAAATAGAGGTAATTAGAAATCTTATATAGTAGtgttaaataactaattttatgGAGTACCTAACTATCTATGttagtattaaaataaaaaaagggcAAAAGTcacaatattttgatattttaattaagaaattaaataatttaattattaaaaatatcatataataaaagattattttaaaatactcaaataattaaaataaaacatttaatcggtctatttcaatttcattcaaattttgaaattctataatataaaaagaaaaaatatattattacatttacatttttttcctACATTaccctttatttttataataattagatttccattcttttttttttctaataagtACAATTCCTTTTTTATTTGCTAATAAATacatttccttcttcttcttattttttttcctaataattatattttcctCTTAGGTCCAGTTTgactttattattttgtttcaactTTTAACAATATAATCCTATGACTCAAACAGTATAATCCAAACAAGGCTAAAATAGGATTATTGTAATATGGTTGGATAGTTGTAATCTTGGTGAGATtacaaaaaatgaaaagatgaaTAATTTCTTACTGCAAcacaaaaaaacattttcagCAGAATCTAAAGTTCTAAACGGCAGTACCCATTGCTCTAATTCTGCTTGATAATTGATTCAGATCATGAACAAGAGGAGGGTCATCCTAACAATCACAAATGACAAAGCTAAGGAGATTTCAACAAACAACAACGAAGTTCAAGGAGATCGGAGCTGGAATTCAACCATGGACTGGACTGAACTTCCAGGTGATACAGTTATTCAACTTTTTTCTCTTCTGAATGATCACGATAGAGTGAATTTATCATCTGTCTGTCAAAGTTGGTGGTCTCTAGCTGCCTCTCCATGCTTATGGCGGTCCCTTGATCTTCGAGCGCGCAAATTTGATATCTCTACAGCCACATCTCTTGCTTCTCGATGTTCTTCCCTTCAGAAACTTTATTTTGAAGGAGAAGAATCTGCTGAGGCCATAATCAGTCTCAAAGTAAGGACTTTGATTCAGCTAAGTGGAAACTTTTATGGGAGAGTTAATGACGTAACTTTATCTAAAATTGTAGATATGAATAAGTTACTTGAAATCATTGAATTCGGTTCTAGCTATTGTACTGGAATCAGTAGTGAAGGAATCAAATCAATTGCTATGTGCTGTCTTAATCTCAAGAAGCTTTGGCTTTCAGGCCTGAAAGAGGTTAACTCGATAGCGATTAATGCTCTAAGTAGCAATTGTCACAGTTTGGTAGAAATTGCGTTTACGGATTGTGGAAAAGTGGACGAGATAGCGCTGACAAATCTCGTATCAGTTCAGTTTCTCTCAATTGCTGGAACATATCGGTTGAATTCATATCTTGTTATAGAGCATTGGATTAAGTTTGAAAACTTGTTGGCACTGGATGTTTCGAGAACAGATATTAGTGCAAATGCTATTGATAGATTACTTTCCTATTCTCCAACTTTAAAGGTATTATGTGCTTTTGATTGTGAGGAAATGGAGCAAGATATTAATTTTAGACCTAAAAATGAAATGGGTATAAAGTTGATATCCATTCTAACTTACACATCCACATTGTTGGATTCTCAAGATATCATGATCATGCCTTGGATTGAACAAGTTTTATCGCGTTGCCTTCTTCATTTTGCAATTACAAATCATCTTCCAGTGAGATATTTTTGGCTTTATGGAGGTATAACTTTTATAACTAAGTTTTTAAAAAGTTCGGAAGAGGAGGTACAAGAAAGGGCAATTAGAATAATTCCAAAATTTGCGACACTTAATTTTAAAGAGGAGGACGATGATGCAGTTATTGATCAACGAGTAGAGGCAATAGTAGATTGggtaacaatttttttaaatctagttAAATCATCCGGCGAAGGAGTTAAATTAGAGGTGGCTAAGGTATGTAAGAATATATAATGCGATGATTTAGATATTTGCATTCTTCTTCCTGttgtaattatatttgtttttcaggcaataaatatattgttttcgAGTGAAGAATTTGCGAGTGTGACAGTCAAAAGAGGGATGGAAGTTCTAATGAAATTGCTCGAGTCTAGTAGTAAATTAATCCTTGAAGAGGCTAGTAATGCATTAAGGTGTTTGCGTGAAATGGTGCCAAAGAATCAATATAAGGTTGTTATTTTCATCAAAATTCTTTCTTTTTGACTATCCAactaataaaaagttatttataactttttcttTTGTAGAGTATTATTTTGAAGTGTGGTGACTTAAAAGTATTGAATAACCTTCTGCAAAGATGGACTTCTATAAGCGAAAATGTGTTGGTAAATTCTTCGtcttgtttatttatttcactttatttcatttttatatttgacgACTCACAAAAATCTCTACTTAAATTATGACATTCTTGAAGagaattaatttgaataaatttttgtttttattcatcTTCTCTATTTTCTTATGAACCAGACAAATATTATTGGTACACTAGCAATTATGACATCAGATGAAAGAATAAACG is part of the Impatiens glandulifera chromosome 1, dImpGla2.1, whole genome shotgun sequence genome and encodes:
- the LOC124917404 gene encoding probable polyamine transporter At3g13620, with translation MGGGPFSSFPSPAPLLIKGEEDVEQLLNPPSSDAGDGSQTSKNKLALLPLIFLIYFEVAGGPYGEESAVGAAGPLYAILGFLIFPFIWSIPEALITAELATTFPGNGGFVIWAHKAFGPFWGSMMGSWKLLSGVINLASYPVLCVDYLKLLFPIFSSGSPRYIAIFTSTLLLSFLNYTGLSIVGYAAVGLGLISLSPFFLLIGISIPIIEPSRWLSLGNEKKNWPLFFNTLFWNLNFWDNASTLAGEVENPQKTFPKALFSAGFLTCLAYLIPLMAATGATPLNQANWTEGYYADLAEMIAGKWLKYWVEIGSVLSVIGLYEAQLTSCAYQILGMSEIGVLPKVCGVRSVWFDTPWIGILFPTVVALGVSCLGFVSIISAVNFLYSLGMLLEFLSFLWLRKKMPFLTRPYKVPMGLPGLIVMCLLPSVFLVYVMFIGTPIVYLMSGSMTLLGVVWYFLMNLCKSKKWLEFNDDCDKEDD
- the LOC124912288 gene encoding protein ARABIDILLO 1-like; its protein translation is MNKRRVILTITNDKAKEISTNNNEVQGDRSWNSTMDWTELPGDTVIQLFSLLNDHDRVNLSSVCQSWWSLAASPCLWRSLDLRARKFDISTATSLASRCSSLQKLYFEGEESAEAIISLKVRTLIQLSGNFYGRVNDVTLSKIVDMNKLLEIIEFGSSYCTGISSEGIKSIAMCCLNLKKLWLSGLKEVNSIAINALSSNCHSLVEIAFTDCGKVDEIALTNLVSVQFLSIAGTYRLNSYLVIEHWIKFENLLALDVSRTDISANAIDRLLSYSPTLKVLCAFDCEEMEQDINFRPKNEMGIKLISILTYTSTLLDSQDIMIMPWIEQVLSRCLLHFAITNHLPVRYFWLYGGITFITKFLKSSEEEVQERAIRIIPKFATLNFKEEDDDAVIDQRVEAIVDWVTIFLNLVKSSGEGVKLEVAKAINILFSSEEFASVTVKRGMEVLMKLLESSSKLILEEASNALRCLREMVPKNQYKTNIIGTLAIMTSDERINVEISRNGCLDVLVAITQDCVFVGVLEQVVCVFANLIGNTHTNDNDIIVGYKLRALQALVQLIHSTDKHTRQEAVEALSNLSFDERNREAIVAVDGVETLDIHVTIMGTLWNLVFKPKIALRVVEKKGIQVLVRICLVSGSELARFLAILVMAYIFHVLPEGCKYTIRDSSNEPTKTLRIGMKHIEDFINSFLDDETLKCDDLSLRTIDLYRVVEFARIQDVHKLKCSGAEIARFVDMLGSSYSSIKSCAAFALMQLTASGYKNRVHHIRLINDKKTVRILRSTFLCWSAPLAAKIFSKIVIRNLNYDKQLLKWFMRG